In one window of Ruminococcus hominis DNA:
- a CDS encoding DUF885 domain-containing protein yields the protein MSFFNGIQENKIEKGKKNVNYITTQKIRAFSVIAGTIGILLLSGCQSETSAGQNRQFRQFTKQLFCQELSSNTISLHYTLKNPKEYDIRENEVTFGTFPTDNKNLLAAVENLEEVLKTFDYNKLSVKNSLTYDVLKCYLNMTERDAEYILYDEPMGLVSGVQTQLPVILSEYPFYEQSDVDTYLQLMKTTPEYFASLLKFEQKKSKAGLFMSDKMAEQVIEQCKAFRDMGENNYLYSTFAERVWTVTSLSDKQKSDYIQKNARMMKAYVLPAYDNLICTIEKLKGSGKNEQGLCYLPKGKDYYEQVVEASTGSTRSVEEIRDMTRRQMMEDLEAMERVIQNSEREVNAAIPQNPVSILQDLQTKILTSFPELPDTTYEVKYVPKAMQEHLSPAFYMIPAIDAYNENVIYVNEAQIGNTMALFTTLAHEGYPGHLYQTVYFANTNPDPIRTILNFGGYVEGWATYAEMCSYYLAPLTKDQATLLQKNSSIVLGLYTLADIGIHYDGWSREDAISFYKKYGIGDEDNINQIYDLILGSPGNYLKYYVGYVEFLELKKDWVKAYGSQASQKEFHKAVLDVGPAPFKVVEKYIGRKLDK from the coding sequence ATGTCTTTTTTTAATGGAATACAAGAAAATAAAATAGAGAAAGGAAAAAAGAACGTTAATTATATAACAACTCAAAAAATAAGAGCATTTTCAGTAATCGCCGGCACAATAGGAATTCTGTTACTATCCGGCTGTCAATCTGAGACTTCTGCAGGGCAGAATCGACAATTCCGTCAATTTACGAAGCAATTGTTTTGCCAGGAATTGTCGTCAAATACGATAAGTTTACATTACACATTGAAAAATCCGAAAGAGTATGATATTCGGGAAAATGAAGTGACTTTTGGGACATTTCCGACAGATAATAAAAATCTACTTGCAGCGGTGGAAAACTTAGAAGAAGTGTTGAAAACTTTTGACTACAACAAGCTTTCGGTGAAAAACTCTTTAACTTATGATGTTTTGAAATGCTATTTAAATATGACCGAGCGTGATGCGGAGTATATTTTGTATGACGAGCCTATGGGATTGGTCAGTGGCGTGCAGACACAGTTGCCGGTTATTTTATCGGAATATCCGTTTTATGAGCAGTCTGATGTGGATACATATTTACAGTTGATGAAAACAACACCGGAGTATTTTGCGTCTTTGTTAAAATTCGAGCAGAAAAAATCAAAGGCTGGCTTATTTATGTCGGATAAAATGGCAGAGCAGGTAATCGAGCAGTGTAAGGCATTTCGAGATATGGGAGAAAATAATTATTTGTATTCTACATTTGCAGAGCGGGTTTGGACAGTAACTTCCCTTTCGGATAAACAAAAGAGTGACTATATACAGAAAAATGCAAGAATGATGAAGGCATATGTACTTCCGGCATATGACAATCTGATTTGTACGATAGAAAAATTAAAAGGAAGTGGAAAAAATGAGCAGGGCTTGTGTTATTTGCCAAAGGGAAAAGACTACTATGAACAGGTAGTTGAGGCTTCAACCGGTTCAACGCGTTCAGTCGAGGAAATCCGGGATATGACGAGGCGGCAAATGATGGAAGACTTAGAGGCAATGGAGCGGGTGATACAAAATTCCGAGCGAGAAGTGAATGCTGCGATCCCGCAGAATCCGGTATCGATTTTACAGGATCTTCAGACGAAAATATTGACCAGTTTTCCAGAACTTCCGGATACAACTTATGAGGTTAAATATGTTCCGAAAGCAATGCAGGAGCACTTAAGTCCGGCATTTTATATGATACCTGCAATTGATGCGTATAATGAAAATGTTATTTATGTAAATGAAGCACAGATAGGAAATACAATGGCTTTGTTTACGACATTGGCACACGAAGGATATCCGGGACATTTATATCAGACAGTTTATTTTGCAAATACAAATCCTGATCCTATCCGTACAATTTTAAATTTTGGAGGATATGTAGAAGGATGGGCAACTTATGCGGAAATGTGCAGTTATTATCTTGCACCGCTGACAAAGGATCAGGCAACGTTGTTGCAGAAAAATAGTTCAATCGTATTAGGGCTTTATACTCTGGCAGATATCGGAATACATTATGATGGATGGAGCAGGGAAGATGCAATTTCATTTTATAAAAAATATGGAATTGGTGATGAGGATAATATAAATCAAATTTATGATCTGATATTAGGAAGCCCGGGGAATTATTTGAAATATTATGTGGGTTATGTGGAATTTCTGGAATTAAAAAAAGACTGGGTGAAAGCATACGGAAGTCAGGCATCACAAAAAGAATTTCATAAGGCTGTGCTGGATGTTGGACCGGCACCATTTAAAGTAGTGGAAAAATATATTGGAAGGAAGCTCGATAAATGA
- a CDS encoding LacI family DNA-binding transcriptional regulator, which translates to MAKLSGVSIATVSRVVNGSPRVSEKTKQKVLAVMKENDYTPNVFARGLGLDSMKTVGIICPNIADSYMAKAVAYLESSLHSYGYDCILGCSGFGQEEKQNYVNMLLSKRIDTLVLVGSTYAGNGKDEYDTDYIREAAKKTPVFMINGRVRGDNIYCACADDYQATYEVTKSMIRRGRERILFMYDSDSFSGRQKMKGYEAALADAGYPIRGELKFRTKNDIEYTKNLLLEYSRTLEFDGVLATEDAMAIGAVKYAKVKAISVPEELSISGYNDSIMAISSEPELTSVDSKLNVLCKTTVDHMISLLEKQEEIEKNVVVPCEIVKRCTTDF; encoded by the coding sequence ATAGCAAAACTTTCAGGTGTATCCATTGCGACCGTATCCAGAGTGGTAAATGGAAGTCCGAGAGTCAGCGAAAAAACAAAACAAAAAGTATTGGCTGTAATGAAGGAAAATGATTACACGCCGAATGTCTTCGCGAGAGGACTTGGACTTGATTCAATGAAAACAGTAGGAATTATTTGTCCGAATATTGCAGATAGTTATATGGCGAAAGCGGTTGCGTATCTTGAGAGTAGTTTACATAGTTATGGATATGACTGTATTTTAGGATGCAGCGGTTTTGGTCAGGAAGAAAAACAAAATTATGTGAATATGCTTTTGTCAAAAAGAATTGATACTCTGGTACTTGTCGGTTCTACTTATGCAGGAAATGGAAAAGATGAGTATGATACGGATTATATCCGGGAAGCAGCAAAAAAAACTCCTGTTTTTATGATTAATGGGCGTGTCAGAGGAGACAATATATATTGTGCATGTGCAGATGATTATCAGGCAACTTATGAGGTGACAAAATCCATGATCCGCAGAGGAAGAGAGAGAATCCTCTTTATGTATGATTCGGATTCCTTCAGTGGACGTCAGAAAATGAAAGGGTATGAGGCTGCACTCGCAGACGCAGGATATCCAATCAGAGGCGAGCTGAAATTCCGCACGAAGAATGATATCGAATATACGAAGAATCTTCTTTTGGAATACAGTAGAACGCTGGAGTTTGACGGAGTACTTGCAACAGAGGATGCGATGGCTATCGGAGCAGTGAAGTATGCCAAAGTAAAAGCTATTTCCGTTCCGGAAGAATTGTCGATCAGCGGATATAATGATTCTATTATGGCAATCAGCAGCGAACCAGAGCTGACTTCCGTGGACAGTAAACTTAACGTACTTTGCAAGACAACCGTAGATCATATGATCAGCCTTCTGGAGAAGCAGGAAGAGATTGAGAAAAATGTAGTTGTGCCGTGCGAGATCGTGAAGCGGTGCACAACAGATTTTTAG
- a CDS encoding L-ribulose-5-phosphate 4-epimerase: MLEELKKRVYEANMLLPKYKLITFTWGNVSEIDPETGYFAIKPSGVEYDELTPDDMVIMDLEGNKIEGKYNPSSDTATHIEIYKGMPDVKGIVHTHSPWATSWAQAGRGIPCYGTTHADYMYGEIPCVRNLTKEEIEEAYEKNTGVLIVDHFKDTEYMAMPAVLCKNHGTFTWGKNAKDAVHNAVVLEEVAKMAARTEMLNPQVQPAPQELQDKHYYRKHGANAYYGQK; the protein is encoded by the coding sequence ATGTTAGAAGAACTGAAAAAACGAGTATATGAGGCCAATATGCTTTTGCCAAAGTATAAATTGATTACATTTACATGGGGAAATGTAAGTGAGATAGACCCGGAGACAGGATATTTTGCAATCAAGCCAAGTGGAGTGGAGTATGATGAACTGACACCTGACGATATGGTTATCATGGATCTGGAGGGAAATAAAATCGAAGGAAAATACAATCCATCTTCTGATACTGCTACACATATCGAAATTTATAAAGGAATGCCGGATGTAAAGGGAATTGTGCATACACATTCTCCATGGGCAACAAGCTGGGCACAAGCAGGAAGAGGAATTCCTTGTTATGGAACAACACATGCTGATTATATGTATGGAGAAATTCCATGTGTTCGAAATTTGACAAAGGAAGAAATCGAAGAAGCTTACGAGAAGAATACGGGAGTTTTGATCGTAGATCATTTTAAAGATACAGAATATATGGCAATGCCGGCAGTATTGTGCAAAAATCATGGAACATTTACATGGGGCAAGAATGCAAAAGATGCTGTACACAATGCGGTTGTATTGGAAGAGGTTGCGAAGATGGCGGCCAGAACAGAGATGTTGAATCCGCAGGTACAGCCGGCTCCACAGGAATTACAGGATAAGCATTATTATCGTAAGCATGGGGCGAATGCTTACTATGGACAGAAGTAG
- a CDS encoding inositol monophosphatase family protein, whose amino-acid sequence MNEGKEITMLYDEIINIVTLAGEMILQAHEEELTIYDKAGISNFVTKHDKDVQSYLIRNLRIILPEANFLAEEDGIQQELGEGYCFIIDPIDGTTNFIFDYKHSCISVGLAYHGKMQFGCVYNPYTREMYTAIKGEGAKLNGKEIHSSDKGLSENLAAFGCARYQTEDTDRIFDYAKKLYLNSLGIREGGSAALDICRVASGANGVYVELMLQPWDYAAASLIVMEAGGFISTAEGGLISLEQPSSILAAGRTCWKEAMKLLN is encoded by the coding sequence ATGAACGAAGGGAAAGAGATAACGATGTTATACGATGAGATTATAAATATTGTGACACTTGCAGGGGAGATGATTTTACAGGCGCATGAAGAAGAATTAACGATATATGATAAAGCCGGAATATCTAATTTTGTGACAAAGCATGATAAAGATGTACAGTCTTATTTGATCCGTAATTTAAGAATTATTCTTCCAGAAGCAAATTTCCTGGCGGAAGAAGATGGAATTCAACAAGAATTGGGTGAAGGATATTGTTTTATTATTGATCCGATAGACGGGACAACTAATTTTATTTTTGACTATAAGCATAGCTGTATTTCGGTAGGGCTGGCATACCATGGAAAGATGCAGTTTGGTTGTGTATACAATCCATATACAAGAGAAATGTATACTGCGATAAAGGGAGAGGGAGCAAAACTCAACGGTAAGGAAATCCACAGTTCAGATAAAGGACTCTCAGAGAATCTTGCAGCCTTCGGTTGTGCTCGTTATCAGACAGAGGACACAGACAGAATATTTGATTATGCAAAGAAATTGTACTTAAACAGCCTTGGAATCCGAGAAGGTGGTTCAGCGGCACTTGATATTTGCAGGGTTGCTTCGGGAGCAAACGGAGTATATGTGGAATTAATGTTGCAGCCGTGGGATTATGCGGCGGCATCGTTGATCGTAATGGAAGCAGGTGGATTTATATCTACGGCAGAAGGTGGTTTGATTTCTTTGGAACAGCCAAGTTCGATTCTGGCAGCAGGACGCACATGCTGGAAAGAAGCGATGAAGTTGTTAAATTAA
- a CDS encoding ABC transporter ATP-binding protein — MASITLKNLNKIYPNGFVSVKDVSLTIEDGEFVTFHGPSGCGKSTILRMIGGLEDISSGQIYLGDELLNDILPRDRKLAMAFQNYRLYGYLSAYENIALGLKLRNMPRNVIDTRVKTAVKFFGIEDVLNKKVTELTDAQKQKIALCRATVCHPKVLLVDEDFAHGSDELRADMLQDIQRINKELNLTVLYVTNNYEEATSLDGKLILMKDGQITNQ; from the coding sequence ATGGCAAGTATTACTCTAAAAAATTTAAATAAAATATATCCGAATGGTTTTGTGTCCGTCAAGGATGTTTCTCTTACAATTGAAGACGGCGAATTTGTAACATTTCATGGTCCAAGCGGATGCGGAAAATCTACCATCTTACGAATGATTGGAGGTCTGGAAGATATTTCTTCCGGTCAAATCTATCTCGGTGATGAATTATTAAATGACATTTTGCCTAGAGATCGTAAACTTGCAATGGCATTCCAAAATTATCGTCTTTACGGCTACTTAAGTGCTTATGAAAATATTGCACTTGGCTTAAAACTTCGTAATATGCCTCGCAATGTCATTGACACACGCGTAAAAACCGCTGTGAAATTTTTTGGTATTGAGGATGTTTTAAATAAAAAAGTAACAGAATTAACAGATGCTCAAAAGCAGAAGATTGCACTTTGCCGTGCCACTGTCTGCCATCCAAAAGTTTTACTTGTAGATGAAGATTTCGCTCACGGCAGCGACGAACTTCGTGCTGATATGCTACAGGATATTCAAAGAATCAATAAAGAACTAAATCTGACCGTGCTTTACGTCACCAACAACTATGAAGAGGCAACCAGCCTCGATGGAAAACTTATATTGATGAAGGATGGACAGATTACCAATCAGTAG